One part of the Vicia villosa cultivar HV-30 ecotype Madison, WI linkage group LG6, Vvil1.0, whole genome shotgun sequence genome encodes these proteins:
- the LOC131609953 gene encoding BTB/POZ and MATH domain-containing protein 4 isoform X3 — protein MHTNNNNSQATTTTTAMSILSSRTSSRSVTETVNGSHKFVIKGYSLAKGMGVGKHIASETFTVGGYQWAIYFYPDGKNPEDNSAYVSVFIALASEGTDVRALFELTLLDQSPNGKHKVHSHFDRSLESGPYTLKYRGSMWGYKRFFKRAQLEASSFLKDDCLKINCTVGVVVSSIDCSKLTTIHVPESDIGSHFGMLLENEEGSDVTFSVGGERFHAHKLVMAARSTAFETEFFNRMEADDCDVVVTDMEPKVFKALLHFIYRDALIEDEEFFMSGSSFMPSISETFAAKLLAAAEKYDLPRLKLMCESVLCKDISIDSVAYILALADRHHATELKSICLQFSAENLIG, from the exons ATGCACACTAACAACAACAACTCACAAGctaccaccaccaccaccgccaTGAGCATTCTCTCTTCCCGAACAAGCTCCCGTTCCGTAACCGAAACCGTAAACGGTTCACACAAATTCGTAATCAAAGGCTACTCACTCGCTAAAGGAATGGGAGTCGGAAAACACATAGCCAGCGAGACTTTCACCGTCGGTGGTTACCAGTGGGCAATTTACTTCTACCCCGACGGTAAAAACCCCGAGGATAATTCCGCGTATGTTTCCGTTTTCATTGCGCTTGCTTCCGAAGGAACAGATGTTCGTGCTCTTTTTGAACTCACGCTGCTTGATCAGAGTCCGAATGGAAAGCATAAGGTTCATAGTCACTTTGATCGATCTCTTGAGAGTGGGCCTTATACTCTCAAGTATAGAGGCAGCATGTG GGGATATAAGCGGTTTTTTAAACGTGCTCAACTCGAGGCGTCATCCTTTCTTAAGGATGACTGTTTGAAGATAAATTGCACTGTTGGTGTTGTTGTGTCGTCTATAGATTGTTCTAAATTGACTACCATACATGTTCCTGAATCTGATATTGGATCGCATTTCGGCATGCTGTTAGAGAACGAGGAAGGCTCTGATGTTACTTTCTCTGTTGGCGGAGAAAGGTTTCACGCACATAAACTTGTTATGGCAGCTCGGTCAACTGCATTTGAAACTGAGTTTTTCAATAGGATGGAGGCAGATGATTGTGATGTTGTTGTTACGGACATGGAACCTAAGGTTTTCAAG GCTTTGCTTCATTTTATTTATAGAGACGCACTTATAGAAGATGAAGAGTTCTTCATGTCAGGTTCATCGTTCATGCCTTCAATATCTGAAACATTTGCAGCAAAGTTATTAGCTGCTGCCGAAAAGTATGACTTGCCTAGACTTAAGCTGATGTGTGAGTCTGTACTTTGTAAAGATATATCTATAGATTCTGTTGCCTATATTCTGGCTCTTGCCGATCGTCATCATGCTACGGAGTTAAAGTCCATATGTCTACAATTTTCAGCTGAAAACCTTATTG
- the LOC131609953 gene encoding BTB/POZ and MATH domain-containing protein 4 isoform X2, translating to MHTNNNNSQATTTTTAMSILSSRTSSRSVTETVNGSHKFVIKGYSLAKGMGVGKHIASETFTVGGYQWAIYFYPDGKNPEDNSAYVSVFIALASEGTDVRALFELTLLDQSPNGKHKVHSHFDRSLESGPYTLKYRGSMWGYKRFFKRAQLEASSFLKDDCLKINCTVGVVVSSIDCSKLTTIHVPESDIGSHFGMLLENEEGSDVTFSVGGERFHAHKLVMAARSTAFETEFFNRMEADDCDVVVTDMEPKVFKALLHFIYRDALIEDEEFFMSGSSFMPSISETFAAKLLAAAEKYDLPRLKLMCESVLCKDISIDSVAYILALADRHHATELKSICLQFSAENLIGPKK from the exons ATGCACACTAACAACAACAACTCACAAGctaccaccaccaccaccgccaTGAGCATTCTCTCTTCCCGAACAAGCTCCCGTTCCGTAACCGAAACCGTAAACGGTTCACACAAATTCGTAATCAAAGGCTACTCACTCGCTAAAGGAATGGGAGTCGGAAAACACATAGCCAGCGAGACTTTCACCGTCGGTGGTTACCAGTGGGCAATTTACTTCTACCCCGACGGTAAAAACCCCGAGGATAATTCCGCGTATGTTTCCGTTTTCATTGCGCTTGCTTCCGAAGGAACAGATGTTCGTGCTCTTTTTGAACTCACGCTGCTTGATCAGAGTCCGAATGGAAAGCATAAGGTTCATAGTCACTTTGATCGATCTCTTGAGAGTGGGCCTTATACTCTCAAGTATAGAGGCAGCATGTG GGGATATAAGCGGTTTTTTAAACGTGCTCAACTCGAGGCGTCATCCTTTCTTAAGGATGACTGTTTGAAGATAAATTGCACTGTTGGTGTTGTTGTGTCGTCTATAGATTGTTCTAAATTGACTACCATACATGTTCCTGAATCTGATATTGGATCGCATTTCGGCATGCTGTTAGAGAACGAGGAAGGCTCTGATGTTACTTTCTCTGTTGGCGGAGAAAGGTTTCACGCACATAAACTTGTTATGGCAGCTCGGTCAACTGCATTTGAAACTGAGTTTTTCAATAGGATGGAGGCAGATGATTGTGATGTTGTTGTTACGGACATGGAACCTAAGGTTTTCAAG GCTTTGCTTCATTTTATTTATAGAGACGCACTTATAGAAGATGAAGAGTTCTTCATGTCAGGTTCATCGTTCATGCCTTCAATATCTGAAACATTTGCAGCAAAGTTATTAGCTGCTGCCGAAAAGTATGACTTGCCTAGACTTAAGCTGATGTGTGAGTCTGTACTTTGTAAAGATATATCTATAGATTCTGTTGCCTATATTCTGGCTCTTGCCGATCGTCATCATGCTACGGAGTTAAAGTCCATATGTCTACAATTTTCAGCTGAAAACCTTATTG GTCCAAAAAAATAG